One region of Archocentrus centrarchus isolate MPI-CPG fArcCen1 chromosome 6, fArcCen1, whole genome shotgun sequence genomic DNA includes:
- the cry2 gene encoding cryptochrome-2 isoform X1, producing the protein MVVNSVHWFRKGLRLHDNPALQEALNGADTVRCVYILDPWFAGSANVGINRWRFLLEALEDLDSSLKKLNSRLFVVRGQPTDVFPRLFKEWNVTRLTFEYDPEPYGKERDGAIIKMAQEFGVETIVRNSHTLYNLDSRIIEMNNNSPPLTFKRFQTIVSRLELPRRPLPLVTQEQMDKCCTKIADNHDQLYSIPSLEELGFRTDGLRPAVWRGGESEALDRLSKHLDKKVWVTSLENPRVNTCSLYANPTGLSPYLRFGCLSCRVLYYNLRELYMKVRKRCSPPLSLFGQLLWREFFYTAATNNPNFDHMDGNPICVQIPWDQNPEALAKWAEGRTGFPWIDAIMTQLRQEGWIHHLARHAVACFLTRGDLWISWESGMKVFEELLLDADWSVNAGSWMWLSCSAFFQQFFHCYCPVGFGRRTDPSGDYIRHYVPILKDYPNRYIYEPWNAPESLQKAANCVVGVDYPKPMINHAESSRLNIERMKQVYQQLSHYRGLSLLASVPTIQEEAEPPMTDESQTSSGPDSPLRVPADREAAGCSEAPDSFTVCTSSTSVQHPEQADQAPCISSGSHAEPIHPPSLSSTLALSPLSKSKLSSPSSSCPGPSTALAQSSSLGPKRKGLNRKVRRGHRQRGRQYCTLAAREREATGGEEKMEEDVEQNKDRMEDDDQTSGETARQLQ; encoded by the exons ATGGTGGTAAATTCAGTTCACTGGTTTCGTAAAGGTCTGCGGTTGCACGATAATCCGGCGCTGCAGGAGGCCCTGAATGGAGCGGACACAGTGCGCTGTGTTTATATTCTAGACCCATGGTTTGCTGGATCTGCTAACGTGGGAATCAACCGATGGAG GTTTTTGTTGGAGGCTCTGGAGGACCTGGACAGCAGTCTCAAGAAACTCAACTCTAGGCTTTTTGTAGTCAGAGGGCAGCCTACCGATGTCTTCCCCAGGCTTTTTAAG GAGTGGAACGTGACCAGGCTGACCTTTGAATATGACCCAGAGCCTTATGGGAAAGAGAGGGATGGTGCAATTATCAAGATGGCCCAAGAATTTGGAGTGGAAACCATTGTCAGAAACTCGCATACCCTCTACAACTTAGATAG cagGATAATagagatgaacaacaacagtCCTCCTCTGACCTTTAAGCGCTTTCAGACTATTGTGAGCAGACTGGAGTTGCCTAGGAGACCTCTGCCTCTTGTCACCCAGGAACAGATGGACAAATGTTGCACCAAAATAGCTGACAACCACGACCAGCTATACAGTATACCTTCATTGGAAGAACTGG GTTTCAGGACAGATGGTTTACGTCCAGCTGTATGGCGTGGAGGAGAATCAGAGGCATTGGACAGACTCAGTAAACATCTGGACAAAAAG GTGTGGGTAACCAGCTTGGAGAACCCCCGTGTTAACACCTGCTCTCTGTATGCCAATCCTACGGGCCTCAGCCCCTACCTGCGTTTCGGGTGTTTGTCCTGTAGAGTTTTGTACTACAACCTCAGAGAGCTTTACATGAAG GTCCGTAAACGCTGCAGTCCTCCTCTGTCCCTGTTTGGCCAGCTCTTATGGAGGGAATTCTTTTACACTGCAGCCACCAACAACCCAAACTTTGATCATATGGATGGAAACCCCATCTGTGTCCAG ATCCCATGGGACCAGAACCCAGAAGCACTGGCCAAGTGGGCTGAGGGTCGGACTGGGTTCCCTTGGATCGACGCCATCATGACACAGCTGAGACAAGAGGGCTGGATCCACCACCTTGCGCGGCACGCTGTGGCCTGCTTCCTCACCAGGGGAGACTTGTGGATCAGCTGGGAGAGTGGCATGAAG GTATTTGAGGAACTGCTGCTGGATGcagactggagtgtgaatgctGGCAGTTGGATGTGGTTGTCCTGTAGTGCCTTCTTTCAGCAGTTCTTCCACTGCTACTGTCCTGTTGGCTTTGGAAGGAGAACTGACCCGTCAGGAGACTACATCAG ACATTACGTCCCCATCCTTAAGGACTACCCAAACCGGTACATCTATGAGCCATGGAATGCCCCCGAGTCGCTCCAGAAGGCAGCCAACTGCGTGGTGGGAGTGGATTACCCCAAACCCATGATCAATCACGCAGAGAGTAGCAGGCTCAACATCGAGAGGATGAAACAAGTTTACCAGCAGCTTTCCCATTACAGAGGACTCA gtctGCTAGCATCTGTACCGACAATCCAGGAGGAAGCAGAGCCACCGATGACTGATGAGTCCCAGACCAGCAGTGGCCCAG ATTCTCCTCTGAGAGTTCCTGCTgacagagaggcagctggctGCTCTGAAGCTCCTGATTCTTTCACAGTCTGCACATCCTCCACATCAGTCCAACATCCAGAGCAGGCGGACCAGGCTCCCTGCATCTCCTCAGGCTCTCACGCTGAGCCCATTCATCCTCCCTCCTTGTCCTCAACACTGGCCCTCAGTCCCCTGTCAAAGTCTAAACTGTCTTCCCCTTCCTCTTCTTGTCCCGGTCCATCTACCGCCCTGGCTCAGTCATCATCATTAGGACCGAAGAGAAAAGGCCTTAACCGCAAGGTGCGGCGTGGCCATAGGCAGCGAGGGCGACAGTACTGCACTCTAGCTGCTCGGGAGAGGGAGGcaacaggaggagaggagaagatggAAGAGGACGTGGAGCAGAATAAGGACAGAATGGAGGACGATGATCAGActtctggagaaacagcaagaCAGCTGCAGTGA
- the cry2 gene encoding cryptochrome-2 isoform X2 — protein sequence MVVNSVHWFRKGLRLHDNPALQEALNGADTVRCVYILDPWFAGSANVGINRWRFLLEALEDLDSSLKKLNSRLFVVRGQPTDVFPRLFKEWNVTRLTFEYDPEPYGKERDGAIIKMAQEFGVETIVRNSHTLYNLDRIIEMNNNSPPLTFKRFQTIVSRLELPRRPLPLVTQEQMDKCCTKIADNHDQLYSIPSLEELGFRTDGLRPAVWRGGESEALDRLSKHLDKKVWVTSLENPRVNTCSLYANPTGLSPYLRFGCLSCRVLYYNLRELYMKVRKRCSPPLSLFGQLLWREFFYTAATNNPNFDHMDGNPICVQIPWDQNPEALAKWAEGRTGFPWIDAIMTQLRQEGWIHHLARHAVACFLTRGDLWISWESGMKVFEELLLDADWSVNAGSWMWLSCSAFFQQFFHCYCPVGFGRRTDPSGDYIRHYVPILKDYPNRYIYEPWNAPESLQKAANCVVGVDYPKPMINHAESSRLNIERMKQVYQQLSHYRGLSLLASVPTIQEEAEPPMTDESQTSSGPDSPLRVPADREAAGCSEAPDSFTVCTSSTSVQHPEQADQAPCISSGSHAEPIHPPSLSSTLALSPLSKSKLSSPSSSCPGPSTALAQSSSLGPKRKGLNRKVRRGHRQRGRQYCTLAAREREATGGEEKMEEDVEQNKDRMEDDDQTSGETARQLQ from the exons ATGGTGGTAAATTCAGTTCACTGGTTTCGTAAAGGTCTGCGGTTGCACGATAATCCGGCGCTGCAGGAGGCCCTGAATGGAGCGGACACAGTGCGCTGTGTTTATATTCTAGACCCATGGTTTGCTGGATCTGCTAACGTGGGAATCAACCGATGGAG GTTTTTGTTGGAGGCTCTGGAGGACCTGGACAGCAGTCTCAAGAAACTCAACTCTAGGCTTTTTGTAGTCAGAGGGCAGCCTACCGATGTCTTCCCCAGGCTTTTTAAG GAGTGGAACGTGACCAGGCTGACCTTTGAATATGACCCAGAGCCTTATGGGAAAGAGAGGGATGGTGCAATTATCAAGATGGCCCAAGAATTTGGAGTGGAAACCATTGTCAGAAACTCGCATACCCTCTACAACTTAGATAG GATAATagagatgaacaacaacagtCCTCCTCTGACCTTTAAGCGCTTTCAGACTATTGTGAGCAGACTGGAGTTGCCTAGGAGACCTCTGCCTCTTGTCACCCAGGAACAGATGGACAAATGTTGCACCAAAATAGCTGACAACCACGACCAGCTATACAGTATACCTTCATTGGAAGAACTGG GTTTCAGGACAGATGGTTTACGTCCAGCTGTATGGCGTGGAGGAGAATCAGAGGCATTGGACAGACTCAGTAAACATCTGGACAAAAAG GTGTGGGTAACCAGCTTGGAGAACCCCCGTGTTAACACCTGCTCTCTGTATGCCAATCCTACGGGCCTCAGCCCCTACCTGCGTTTCGGGTGTTTGTCCTGTAGAGTTTTGTACTACAACCTCAGAGAGCTTTACATGAAG GTCCGTAAACGCTGCAGTCCTCCTCTGTCCCTGTTTGGCCAGCTCTTATGGAGGGAATTCTTTTACACTGCAGCCACCAACAACCCAAACTTTGATCATATGGATGGAAACCCCATCTGTGTCCAG ATCCCATGGGACCAGAACCCAGAAGCACTGGCCAAGTGGGCTGAGGGTCGGACTGGGTTCCCTTGGATCGACGCCATCATGACACAGCTGAGACAAGAGGGCTGGATCCACCACCTTGCGCGGCACGCTGTGGCCTGCTTCCTCACCAGGGGAGACTTGTGGATCAGCTGGGAGAGTGGCATGAAG GTATTTGAGGAACTGCTGCTGGATGcagactggagtgtgaatgctGGCAGTTGGATGTGGTTGTCCTGTAGTGCCTTCTTTCAGCAGTTCTTCCACTGCTACTGTCCTGTTGGCTTTGGAAGGAGAACTGACCCGTCAGGAGACTACATCAG ACATTACGTCCCCATCCTTAAGGACTACCCAAACCGGTACATCTATGAGCCATGGAATGCCCCCGAGTCGCTCCAGAAGGCAGCCAACTGCGTGGTGGGAGTGGATTACCCCAAACCCATGATCAATCACGCAGAGAGTAGCAGGCTCAACATCGAGAGGATGAAACAAGTTTACCAGCAGCTTTCCCATTACAGAGGACTCA gtctGCTAGCATCTGTACCGACAATCCAGGAGGAAGCAGAGCCACCGATGACTGATGAGTCCCAGACCAGCAGTGGCCCAG ATTCTCCTCTGAGAGTTCCTGCTgacagagaggcagctggctGCTCTGAAGCTCCTGATTCTTTCACAGTCTGCACATCCTCCACATCAGTCCAACATCCAGAGCAGGCGGACCAGGCTCCCTGCATCTCCTCAGGCTCTCACGCTGAGCCCATTCATCCTCCCTCCTTGTCCTCAACACTGGCCCTCAGTCCCCTGTCAAAGTCTAAACTGTCTTCCCCTTCCTCTTCTTGTCCCGGTCCATCTACCGCCCTGGCTCAGTCATCATCATTAGGACCGAAGAGAAAAGGCCTTAACCGCAAGGTGCGGCGTGGCCATAGGCAGCGAGGGCGACAGTACTGCACTCTAGCTGCTCGGGAGAGGGAGGcaacaggaggagaggagaagatggAAGAGGACGTGGAGCAGAATAAGGACAGAATGGAGGACGATGATCAGActtctggagaaacagcaagaCAGCTGCAGTGA